The Actinomycetes bacterium genome has a segment encoding these proteins:
- a CDS encoding glycosyltransferase produces the protein MTADASPEAVRSAWVAQRRRSGRLGQLRRAAARARAGDVRQAVPRAFAAIAHPARPAPRTVRVDDLVLPVLTPEAIPPRRRDIAATVLDARAAASLRPEWEQLDLLSSTWRSQLAPRPALVLVQASAASLWPPEELAGLRAWCSRDAIPFLLWADEAVPESLAADQVVVLGPWAQPRLHRPVLWGPGRVYALATDDPPPRELAPLLAGAAGLAPVHLVPDRHRLDAQASVAVHLHAGAPQRLVELAAAATPVLTVAEADAERILGRDLAQVATTPEQAHEVLADLLSDADARDRLGHRLHRRVLDTHTAGHRVEELLEAAGIASAASTPGVSVLLATNRPGQIDHALAQVAGQTWPSLQLVVALHGPIADPEQVAARARAAGVDDVVVVVGDATCSLGAVLDLALDAADGDVVAKVDDDNLYAPAYLTDLVRALDWSDAHVVGKWAHHVWVEGERRLLLRFAGSEHRFTDKVQGGTLLVRGDVARRLRFDDLPRGVDTAFLRRCDELGLRVYSADRWNFVSVRRADPSDHTWPATAEQLQAGDTVVVASGADLDPLAVVSV, from the coding sequence GTGACCGCGGACGCCTCGCCCGAGGCGGTGCGCTCGGCGTGGGTCGCGCAACGTCGTCGCTCCGGCCGGCTCGGCCAGCTCCGCCGGGCCGCGGCGCGGGCCCGGGCCGGTGACGTGCGTCAGGCGGTGCCGCGCGCGTTCGCCGCGATCGCCCACCCGGCGCGGCCGGCACCTCGAACCGTCCGGGTGGACGACCTCGTGCTCCCCGTGCTGACCCCCGAGGCGATACCGCCCCGCCGCCGCGACATCGCCGCCACGGTGCTCGACGCTCGCGCGGCCGCCTCGCTGCGCCCCGAGTGGGAACAGCTCGACCTGCTCTCCTCGACGTGGCGCTCGCAGCTGGCCCCTCGGCCCGCGCTCGTGCTCGTCCAGGCCTCCGCCGCCTCGCTCTGGCCCCCGGAGGAGCTGGCCGGCCTTCGCGCGTGGTGCAGTCGCGACGCCATCCCGTTCCTGCTGTGGGCGGACGAGGCGGTGCCCGAGTCCCTGGCCGCCGACCAGGTCGTCGTCCTGGGGCCGTGGGCCCAGCCCAGGCTGCACCGGCCCGTCCTGTGGGGGCCCGGCCGCGTCTACGCCCTCGCCACCGATGACCCGCCGCCGCGCGAGCTCGCCCCGCTGCTGGCGGGCGCGGCGGGCTTGGCGCCGGTGCACCTCGTGCCGGACCGGCACCGCCTTGACGCGCAGGCCAGCGTCGCGGTCCACCTGCACGCCGGGGCGCCGCAGCGACTCGTCGAGCTGGCCGCTGCCGCCACCCCTGTGCTCACGGTGGCCGAGGCGGACGCGGAGCGGATCCTGGGTCGCGATCTGGCCCAGGTCGCGACCACCCCCGAGCAGGCCCACGAGGTGCTGGCCGACCTGCTCTCGGACGCCGACGCGCGCGACCGGCTCGGCCACCGGCTGCACCGCCGGGTCCTCGACACCCACACCGCCGGCCACCGCGTCGAGGAGCTGCTCGAGGCCGCCGGCATCGCGAGCGCCGCGTCGACGCCCGGGGTGAGCGTGCTGCTCGCGACCAACCGGCCAGGGCAGATCGACCACGCCCTGGCGCAGGTGGCCGGCCAGACCTGGCCCAGCCTGCAGCTCGTCGTCGCCCTGCACGGTCCGATCGCCGACCCGGAGCAGGTGGCGGCGCGCGCGCGGGCCGCTGGCGTGGACGACGTGGTGGTGGTGGTCGGGGATGCGACATGTTCGCTGGGTGCCGTCCTCGACCTCGCCCTGGACGCGGCGGACGGCGACGTGGTGGCCAAGGTCGACGACGACAACCTCTACGCCCCGGCCTACCTCACCGACCTCGTGCGCGCCCTGGACTGGTCGGATGCGCACGTCGTGGGCAAGTGGGCCCATCACGTCTGGGTGGAGGGCGAGCGCCGGCTGCTGCTGCGCTTCGCCGGGTCCGAGCACCGGTTCACCGACAAGGTGCAGGGCGGCACCCTGCTCGTCCGCGGGGACGTCGCTCGCAGGCTGCGCTTCGACGACCTGCCCCGTGGCGTGGACACGGCGTTCCTGCGCCGCTGTGACGAGCTGGGCCTTCGGGTGTACTCCGCCGACCGCTGGAACTTCGTGTCGGTCCGCCGTGCCGACCCGAGCGACCACACGTGGCCGGCCACTGCGGAGCAGCTGCAGGCGGGCGACACCGTCGTCGTCGCCTCCGGTGCCGACCTCGACCCGCTGGCCGTCGTCAGCGTGTGA
- a CDS encoding NDP-sugar synthase, with protein MEAVLLVGGLGTRLRPLTLRCPKPMLPVAGVPFVAHQLALAAEAGVTRVVLATAYRPEVFARLGDGSAWGVELVLVTEEEPLGTGGAIANAGTRLESGAEDPVVILNGDVLSGHDLRAQLRMHRDVGADVTLHLVEVEDARPFGSVPTDATGRVTAFLEKSENPPTNRINAGCYVFRRSVVAAIPSGRVVSVERETFPGLLAGGAVVQGYVETAYWLDLGTPAALVRGSCDVVRGVLHSPARPGPAGESLVLEGARVAPGARITGGSVVGPGAVVEGDAIVDGCVVASGAVVRSGVRACRSVVGVDAVVGERTRLEDAVVGDGAFVGADCELVAGARVWADVHLPDKAVRVSSDA; from the coding sequence ATGGAGGCCGTCCTGCTCGTCGGGGGGCTCGGGACGCGGCTGCGGCCGCTGACCCTGCGCTGCCCGAAACCGATGCTGCCCGTCGCCGGGGTCCCGTTCGTGGCCCACCAGCTCGCGCTGGCGGCCGAGGCGGGCGTGACCCGGGTCGTGCTCGCGACGGCGTACCGGCCGGAGGTGTTCGCTCGGCTCGGTGACGGTTCGGCGTGGGGCGTCGAGCTCGTCCTCGTCACCGAGGAGGAGCCGCTCGGGACCGGGGGAGCCATCGCGAACGCGGGCACCCGCCTCGAGAGCGGGGCCGAGGACCCCGTGGTGATCCTCAACGGCGACGTGCTGTCCGGCCATGACCTGCGCGCCCAGCTGCGGATGCACCGGGACGTCGGTGCCGACGTCACGCTGCACCTCGTCGAGGTCGAGGACGCGCGCCCGTTCGGGTCGGTGCCGACGGACGCGACGGGCCGGGTCACCGCCTTCCTCGAGAAGTCCGAGAACCCGCCGACCAACCGGATCAACGCCGGCTGCTACGTGTTCCGTCGGTCCGTCGTGGCCGCCATCCCTTCGGGCCGGGTCGTCTCGGTCGAGCGGGAGACCTTCCCCGGGCTGCTGGCCGGCGGAGCCGTGGTGCAGGGCTACGTCGAGACGGCGTACTGGCTCGACCTCGGCACGCCGGCCGCCCTCGTCCGCGGCTCCTGCGACGTCGTCCGCGGCGTCCTGCACTCACCGGCCCGGCCAGGCCCGGCCGGTGAGTCGCTGGTGCTGGAGGGTGCGCGCGTCGCGCCCGGCGCGAGGATCACCGGCGGGAGCGTCGTCGGTCCCGGCGCCGTCGTCGAGGGCGACGCGATTGTCGACGGCTGCGTCGTCGCCTCCGGTGCCGTCGTGCGGTCGGGTGTGCGCGCCTGTCGGTCCGTCGTCGGGGTCGACGCGGTGGTCGGCGAGCGGACGCGGCTCGAGGACGCGGTCGTCGGTGACGGGGCCTTCGTCGGGGCCGACTGCGAGCTGGTCGCCGGTGCACGGGTCTGGGCCGACGTCCACCTGCCGGACAAGGCCGTCCGCGTCTCCAGCGACGCCTGA
- a CDS encoding LCP family protein, whose translation MSEESQGTPDLPTPTTSPPPAHRRRRTVVRTGLAVLVVLILLVSGGAAYAYYHLKGNITTISDQSAPGVVRPSASPTPSADRHVKHTALNVLILGSDTRNGTNGFIGGEQGAGRSDTTIVLHLSANRKWAVGVSIPRDSMVQIPNCKGSNGAVIPAHLGMFNEAYTIGGPVCARDTVEQLTHLRLDHFLVVDFEGFRSMVTALGGVNVCLPQAINVPNIHLDLPAGKQKLDGLQALGYVRVRHIGDGSDLERISRQQTFLSALIQQVTSTKMLFQPTRLYEFLNAATKSLTTDKGLGSPSKLASLGEQVRTIGLSRIQFVTVPTVPYPPDHNRLQWASSAQTLWDLLANDEPLPGTAAAAKAASSATPSPTASPTASPLVAAPSTISVRVLNGVGTAGAAAKAAAELKALGYNVVGVGDTKHVSATVVRWSAPRDESARTLAAATGATTEEVSGLGQVVELVVGPDFTGASKVTITVPTSSASPSPTSSFGGRSASQNICS comes from the coding sequence GTGTCCGAGGAGAGCCAGGGGACGCCCGACCTCCCGACCCCCACGACCTCGCCTCCGCCGGCGCACCGTCGGCGACGCACCGTCGTGCGCACCGGCCTCGCCGTCTTGGTGGTGCTCATCCTGCTCGTCTCCGGCGGCGCGGCGTACGCGTACTACCACCTCAAGGGCAACATCACCACGATCTCGGACCAGTCGGCGCCCGGCGTGGTCCGGCCGTCGGCCTCCCCCACCCCGTCGGCGGACCGGCACGTCAAGCACACGGCGCTGAACGTCCTGATCCTCGGCTCGGACACGAGGAACGGCACCAACGGCTTCATCGGCGGCGAGCAGGGAGCCGGCCGATCGGACACCACGATCGTGCTGCACCTGTCGGCGAACCGGAAGTGGGCCGTCGGTGTCAGCATCCCGCGCGACTCCATGGTGCAGATCCCCAACTGCAAGGGCTCGAACGGAGCGGTCATCCCGGCGCACCTCGGGATGTTCAACGAGGCGTACACGATCGGCGGGCCGGTCTGCGCGCGGGACACCGTCGAGCAGCTGACCCACCTGCGGCTGGACCACTTCCTCGTCGTGGACTTCGAGGGCTTCCGCAGCATGGTCACCGCCCTGGGCGGGGTCAACGTGTGCCTGCCGCAGGCCATCAACGTGCCGAACATCCACCTGGACCTGCCCGCCGGCAAGCAGAAGCTCGACGGCCTGCAGGCCCTGGGATACGTGCGTGTCCGTCACATCGGGGACGGCAGCGACCTCGAGCGCATCTCGCGCCAGCAGACCTTCCTCTCCGCCCTGATCCAGCAGGTGACCAGCACGAAGATGCTCTTCCAGCCGACTCGGCTCTATGAGTTCCTCAACGCGGCCACCAAGTCGCTCACCACCGACAAGGGACTGGGCAGCCCGTCGAAGCTGGCCTCCCTGGGCGAGCAGGTCCGCACCATCGGGCTGAGCCGGATCCAGTTCGTCACGGTCCCGACCGTGCCCTACCCGCCGGACCACAACCGGCTGCAGTGGGCGTCCAGCGCCCAGACGCTCTGGGACCTGCTCGCCAACGACGAGCCGCTGCCGGGGACGGCGGCCGCGGCCAAGGCCGCCTCGAGTGCGACGCCGTCTCCGACGGCGTCGCCCACCGCCTCTCCGCTGGTCGCCGCCCCGTCGACGATCAGCGTGCGCGTCCTCAACGGCGTCGGCACCGCTGGGGCGGCAGCCAAGGCGGCGGCCGAGCTCAAGGCACTCGGCTACAACGTGGTCGGTGTCGGCGACACCAAGCACGTGAGCGCGACAGTGGTGCGCTGGTCGGCCCCGCGCGATGAGTCGGCCCGCACCCTCGCCGCGGCCACCGGGGCCACGACCGAGGAGGTCAGCGGCCTGGGGCAGGTCGTCGAGCTGGTGGTCGGCCCGGACTTCACGGGCGCCTCGAAGGTGACCATCACCGTCCCGACGAGCTCGGCGAGCCCCTCCCCGACGTCGAGCTTCGGCGGTCGCTCCGCCAGCCAGAACATCTGCTCCTAG
- a CDS encoding DNA-3-methyladenine glycosylase 2 family protein encodes MGAATLEGLSRTWSPGRPVDLAATLGPLRRGSGDPTFRVASDGLWRAVRTPDGPGTQRLAVLADAVSATAWGPGARWLLDTLPRLLGADDDIADWEARVRADDAHPLIRRTWRSRPGWRVPRSGRVWESLVPAILEQKVTGLEARHAFRRLVLRFGTPAPGPAGVLPAALTVPPDPRTWGLIPSWEWHRARVGPERSRTVVAAAARAAALERTLALPHVEAERALRSLPGVGVWTAAEVRQRAYGDPDAVSLGDAHLAQQVVYALTGEMDGDDARLLELLQPYAGHRYRVVRMVELSGVSRPRRGPRYAPLDHRGR; translated from the coding sequence GTGGGTGCCGCGACGCTCGAGGGACTCTCCCGCACCTGGTCGCCGGGACGTCCGGTCGACCTTGCCGCCACGCTGGGTCCGCTGCGGCGCGGGAGCGGCGACCCGACGTTCCGGGTGGCGAGCGACGGGCTCTGGCGGGCCGTCCGGACACCCGACGGCCCCGGAACCCAACGCCTCGCCGTGCTGGCCGACGCGGTGTCGGCCACGGCCTGGGGTCCGGGTGCCCGGTGGCTGCTCGACACCCTGCCCCGCCTGCTCGGCGCCGACGACGACATCGCCGACTGGGAGGCCCGCGTGCGGGCCGACGACGCGCACCCGCTGATCCGCCGGACCTGGCGCTCCCGCCCCGGCTGGCGGGTGCCGCGCAGCGGGCGGGTGTGGGAGTCCCTCGTCCCGGCGATCCTCGAGCAGAAGGTCACCGGGCTGGAGGCGCGCCACGCGTTCCGCCGCCTGGTCCTGCGCTTCGGCACCCCCGCACCCGGGCCGGCGGGGGTACTTCCCGCCGCGCTCACGGTCCCTCCCGACCCGCGTACGTGGGGCCTGATCCCCTCCTGGGAGTGGCACCGGGCCAGGGTCGGCCCGGAGCGCTCCCGGACGGTGGTCGCGGCGGCGGCGCGGGCGGCCGCCCTCGAGCGGACCCTCGCCCTGCCGCACGTCGAGGCGGAGCGGGCGCTGCGCTCGCTGCCCGGCGTGGGGGTCTGGACCGCGGCGGAGGTGCGCCAGCGGGCGTACGGCGACCCGGACGCGGTGTCCCTCGGGGACGCCCACCTCGCCCAGCAGGTCGTCTACGCGCTCACCGGCGAGATGGACGGGGACGACGCCCGCCTGCTGGAGCTGCTGCAGCCGTACGCCGGGCACCGCTACCGCGTGGTGCGGATGGTCGAGCTGTCCGGGGTGTCCCGCCCCCGCCGTGGCCCGCGCTACGCCCCGCTCGACCACCGCGGGCGCTGA
- a CDS encoding SpoIID/LytB domain-containing protein, which translates to MPPVLRQLTSALVLTLLATVAVVALPTVTASAADPHPVAPRIHTIALVGVDATALSAARRAPAAVADSTAAWTRDSEEAPAVLTGQLRTPAFSAVGVTWRRPAGAAPDLRVAVRTFDGSWQPWTTLEADADVPSASGNGRAGTDPYFAGPSTGVQVRVDLVSGRLPADLRVDLIDPGTSAADAHLDATAPSTAAAATSMPQIVTRAQWGADESLRSGSPVYDSTVKMAFIHHTASSNSYTKAQAPAAVRSIYAYDTEGLGWSDIAYNVIVDKYGQIFEGRAGGLARAVRSAATGGFNPSTFSVSALGTYTSVAPSAAMLRSMERILAWKLGLYHVDPQGKVTLVASSGAGTTSRFPDGTAHTFNAISGHRDAGLTQCPGNMLYAKLPAIRSAVAKMMGAAILSPHMSGYVLAKGSAKPVTLTAKALAAQHWQLQVANPAGHPVRTITGTAAAGGAISAAWDGTATDGERVPAGVYSLSLTSWTSDAAAVPFLAKVAVDPDPDTFEPGVDGSTVKLQGLGYGHGRGMSQFGAAGAAIKGLTAAQILAFYYPGTTLETAPSTTRVRVDLLGRVRRVAGAPDVRVKASPGLFVSDATRVAALPSKLGGAKVTVWRARLNSHGHLDLYGVHGSTSTPLKGWTGLSGALRFTSTPGKAFTAPPGAPSTSRVSVYDTAGRLRTYRGTIEATPDASGTSLAAVSDVRLDDYVRSVVSAELPGGWEPAAYQAQAVAARSYALYKSQHAPASARWDLVDSTADQVYGGYSGETSPEAAGSTATAGEYLAYRGKAAFAQYSSADGGWTEAGSQPYLVAKADPYDAVLTGSANWGHSWSGSVRASSVQAAWPSVGALTSVTASARDGHGSWGGRVTQVTVVGRKGQVTVSGVAFRTALGLRSDWWRVVPTPAQPPYPQVSSPVTPVPPSTRSVSTVPTAVTVVPRDRSALLRWAPPASSGNSAITEYQVRLNPGARSYRAGPTARSLVLPALINGSTYTVTIGARNALGLSATVTVRVTPGSAWSTYVPLPTPTLATVRLKPGVATQVRVSGTQGIPSTLVGSVWLLVSTGRAAAASTVTLAPSGQAAVAPILDLAPGSSGVASTVVAPGRNGSVTLVSPRALNVRVRALGYATQAGAVGQRLVTLTPTPVRGGTASAASPLSLPVASAGVPSSATGVLLALTARASASTTLQVAGSAGGPFVPRLVLPAGATQSATVFAPLTGGAAEVAAGGSATVSAVVLGYYLPDDGRQALGRFRSLAQPVRVVDTTGGSGLVAGKVRHLSLLGQGGLPVNRVRALLLQVDVLTPTSVGFLSVGGHGDKATRVLAYQAGHDARTLVVVRPGTGDLVDLIASRGRADVAVEALGWWAG; encoded by the coding sequence GTGCCCCCCGTACTGCGCCAGCTCACCTCCGCACTCGTGCTCACTCTGCTCGCGACGGTCGCCGTCGTGGCCCTGCCGACGGTGACCGCCTCAGCCGCCGACCCGCACCCGGTCGCCCCCAGGATCCACACCATCGCCCTCGTCGGGGTGGACGCCACCGCGCTGAGCGCGGCGCGGCGTGCCCCCGCCGCGGTCGCGGACTCGACGGCGGCGTGGACCCGCGACTCCGAGGAGGCACCGGCGGTGCTCACCGGCCAGCTGCGGACCCCGGCGTTCAGCGCCGTCGGTGTGACCTGGCGAAGGCCGGCCGGCGCGGCACCGGACCTGCGGGTCGCCGTGCGCACCTTCGACGGGTCGTGGCAGCCGTGGACCACGCTGGAGGCGGACGCCGACGTGCCGTCCGCGTCAGGAAACGGCCGGGCCGGGACCGACCCCTACTTCGCCGGTCCCTCGACCGGCGTCCAGGTCCGCGTCGACCTCGTGAGCGGGCGCCTGCCCGCCGACCTCCGGGTGGACCTCATCGACCCGGGGACGTCGGCCGCCGACGCGCACCTGGACGCGACCGCGCCGTCGACGGCCGCGGCCGCCACGTCCATGCCGCAGATCGTCACGCGGGCCCAGTGGGGGGCCGATGAGTCGCTGCGCAGCGGCTCCCCGGTCTACGACAGCACGGTGAAGATGGCCTTCATCCACCACACGGCGTCCTCGAACTCCTACACGAAGGCGCAGGCCCCGGCGGCGGTCCGCTCGATCTACGCCTACGACACCGAGGGCCTCGGCTGGTCCGACATCGCCTACAACGTCATCGTCGACAAGTACGGCCAGATCTTCGAGGGGCGCGCCGGCGGCCTGGCCCGGGCGGTCCGCTCGGCGGCCACCGGTGGCTTCAACCCCTCCACGTTCTCGGTGTCGGCGCTGGGCACGTACACCTCGGTCGCCCCCAGCGCCGCGATGCTGCGCAGCATGGAGCGGATCCTCGCCTGGAAGCTGGGGCTCTACCACGTCGACCCGCAGGGCAAGGTCACCCTCGTCGCCTCGAGCGGCGCGGGGACCACCTCCCGGTTCCCCGACGGCACCGCGCACACCTTCAACGCCATCTCCGGGCATCGAGACGCCGGTCTGACGCAGTGCCCGGGCAACATGCTCTACGCCAAGCTGCCGGCGATCCGGTCTGCGGTCGCCAAGATGATGGGGGCGGCGATCCTGTCCCCGCACATGTCCGGATACGTCCTCGCGAAGGGTTCGGCGAAGCCGGTCACCCTCACGGCGAAGGCGTTGGCGGCCCAGCACTGGCAGCTGCAGGTCGCGAACCCGGCCGGGCACCCGGTCCGGACGATCACCGGAACGGCAGCGGCGGGCGGTGCGATCAGCGCGGCCTGGGACGGTACGGCCACCGACGGCGAGCGGGTCCCCGCCGGGGTCTACTCGCTCAGCCTGACGAGCTGGACCTCTGACGCCGCGGCGGTCCCGTTCCTGGCCAAGGTGGCCGTCGACCCCGACCCCGACACCTTCGAGCCGGGCGTGGACGGCTCGACCGTCAAGCTGCAGGGGCTCGGGTACGGCCACGGGCGGGGGATGTCCCAGTTCGGCGCCGCCGGCGCGGCGATCAAGGGCCTGACGGCAGCCCAGATCCTGGCCTTCTACTACCCGGGGACCACCCTGGAGACCGCGCCGAGCACCACTCGGGTGCGCGTCGACCTGCTCGGCCGGGTGCGCAGGGTCGCCGGGGCTCCCGACGTGCGCGTCAAGGCCAGCCCCGGGCTGTTCGTCTCGGACGCCACCAGGGTGGCCGCGCTGCCCTCGAAGCTCGGCGGCGCGAAGGTCACCGTCTGGCGGGCACGCCTGAACTCCCACGGTCACCTCGACCTCTACGGGGTGCATGGGAGCACGTCCACCCCGCTCAAGGGATGGACCGGGCTGAGCGGTGCGCTGCGCTTCACGTCCACGCCCGGGAAGGCGTTCACCGCGCCGCCGGGCGCGCCCTCGACCAGCCGGGTCTCGGTGTACGACACGGCCGGCAGGCTGCGGACCTACCGGGGGACCATCGAGGCCACTCCCGACGCCTCGGGCACCTCCCTGGCCGCGGTCTCCGACGTCCGCCTCGACGACTACGTGCGCTCGGTCGTCTCCGCCGAGCTGCCCGGTGGCTGGGAGCCGGCGGCCTACCAGGCGCAGGCGGTCGCCGCGCGCAGCTACGCCCTCTACAAGAGCCAGCACGCTCCGGCGTCCGCCCGGTGGGACCTGGTCGACAGCACCGCGGACCAGGTCTACGGCGGGTACTCGGGAGAGACCTCCCCCGAGGCGGCGGGCTCGACCGCGACCGCCGGTGAGTACCTCGCCTACCGGGGGAAGGCAGCCTTCGCGCAGTACTCCTCCGCCGACGGCGGCTGGACCGAGGCGGGCAGCCAGCCCTACCTGGTCGCCAAGGCCGACCCCTACGACGCGGTCCTCACCGGCAGCGCCAACTGGGGCCACTCGTGGTCGGGGAGCGTGCGCGCCTCCTCGGTCCAGGCCGCCTGGCCCTCCGTCGGCGCCCTGACGTCGGTCACCGCCTCGGCCCGCGACGGGCACGGGAGCTGGGGCGGTCGGGTCACGCAGGTGACGGTCGTCGGCCGCAAGGGCCAGGTGACGGTCTCCGGAGTGGCCTTCCGCACCGCACTCGGCCTGCGCAGCGACTGGTGGCGCGTCGTGCCGACGCCGGCGCAGCCGCCGTACCCGCAGGTGTCGTCGCCGGTGACGCCGGTACCACCGTCGACCCGCTCGGTGTCGACGGTGCCGACCGCGGTCACCGTGGTGCCGCGGGACCGCAGCGCGCTGCTGAGGTGGGCCCCCCCGGCGAGCTCCGGCAACTCCGCGATCACCGAGTACCAGGTCAGGCTCAACCCGGGCGCCCGGTCCTACCGTGCCGGGCCGACGGCCCGCTCGCTCGTGCTGCCAGCGCTGATCAACGGGTCGACGTACACGGTCACCATCGGGGCTCGCAACGCCCTCGGCCTCTCGGCGACGGTGACCGTGCGCGTCACACCAGGCTCGGCCTGGTCGACGTACGTGCCACTGCCCACACCGACCCTGGCGACCGTCCGGCTGAAGCCCGGCGTGGCGACCCAGGTGCGCGTGAGCGGCACCCAGGGCATCCCCAGCACGCTGGTGGGCTCTGTCTGGCTCCTCGTGTCGACCGGCCGGGCGGCAGCGGCCAGCACGGTGACGCTCGCCCCGTCGGGGCAGGCGGCGGTCGCACCGATCCTGGACCTCGCGCCGGGTTCCTCGGGGGTCGCGTCGACGGTCGTCGCGCCGGGCCGCAACGGGTCGGTGACGCTGGTCTCGCCCCGCGCGCTCAACGTCAGGGTGCGGGCCCTCGGGTACGCCACGCAGGCGGGGGCGGTCGGGCAGCGGCTGGTCACCCTCACCCCCACACCGGTCCGGGGCGGTACGGCTAGCGCCGCCTCGCCGCTCTCGCTCCCCGTCGCCTCCGCGGGCGTCCCGTCGAGCGCGACAGGGGTCCTGCTCGCCCTCACCGCCCGCGCCTCGGCGAGCACCACGCTGCAGGTCGCCGGTTCGGCCGGCGGGCCGTTCGTCCCCCGTCTCGTGCTGCCGGCGGGAGCGACGCAGTCAGCGACGGTGTTCGCGCCGCTGACCGGCGGGGCCGCCGAGGTGGCGGCCGGCGGGTCGGCCACCGTGTCCGCGGTGGTGCTGGGCTACTACCTGCCCGACGACGGTCGCCAGGCGCTGGGTCGCTTCCGCTCCCTCGCGCAACCGGTCCGCGTCGTCGACACCACGGGAGGCTCCGGGCTGGTCGCAGGGAAGGTCCGGCACCTGTCCCTGCTCGGACAGGGGGGACTGCCGGTGAATCGTGTGCGCGCCCTCCTGCTGCAGGTCGACGTCCTGACGCCGACGAGCGTCGGCTTCCTGAGCGTCGGCGGGCACGGCGACAAGGCCACTCGCGTGCTCGCCTACCAGGCCGGCCACGACGCCCGCACCCTGGTCGTGGTCCGACCGGGGACCGGCGACCTGGTGGACCTGATCGCCTCCCGGGGGCGCGCCGACGTGGCGGTCGAGGCGCTCGGCTGGTGGGCCGGATAG
- a CDS encoding TIGR03089 family protein — MADSLAELVHDLLVGRVAGSAARPVLVHRDEALGSRVELSAISLANTVAKASSLFSSAKPGGGVRLGVPTHWLVGALALGAWHAGHEVVVSDQPAPATSVAVVGPDAGASGLAEQTYISRLHPLGLPFDDEPSWPLADLAPALREGPDELPPPAAPSADPEARQRENALVAAARTWTAALGARPVLLSAHPAHRTRGLLAITLVPLLDDGSTVLVTGTADPGRLAELAAEERATVVWAPN, encoded by the coding sequence GTGGCCGACTCGCTGGCTGAGCTCGTGCACGACCTGCTCGTCGGGCGGGTCGCCGGCAGCGCGGCGCGGCCGGTCCTCGTGCACCGGGACGAGGCCCTGGGCAGCCGGGTGGAGCTGTCGGCCATCAGCCTGGCCAACACCGTCGCGAAGGCGTCGTCGCTGTTCTCCTCGGCGAAGCCGGGCGGCGGCGTCCGGCTCGGCGTGCCCACGCACTGGCTCGTCGGGGCCCTGGCCCTCGGTGCGTGGCACGCCGGTCACGAGGTGGTGGTCTCGGACCAGCCGGCCCCGGCCACCTCGGTCGCCGTCGTCGGCCCCGACGCGGGGGCGTCGGGCTTGGCCGAGCAGACCTACATCAGCCGGCTGCACCCCCTCGGCCTGCCCTTCGACGACGAGCCGTCCTGGCCGCTCGCGGACCTCGCGCCCGCGTTGCGCGAGGGGCCGGACGAGCTCCCCCCGCCGGCCGCACCCTCCGCCGACCCGGAGGCGCGCCAGCGCGAGAACGCCCTGGTGGCCGCCGCCCGGACCTGGACCGCGGCCCTCGGCGCCCGTCCCGTCCTGCTCAGTGCGCACCCCGCGCACCGCACGCGCGGGCTGCTGGCGATCACCCTCGTGCCGCTGCTCGACGACGGCTCCACCGTGCTCGTCACCGGGACCGCGGACCCGGGCCGGCTCGCCGAGCTGGCGGCCGAGGAACGCGCGACGGTCGTCTGGGCCCCGAACTGA